One Brassica oleracea var. oleracea cultivar TO1000 chromosome C7, BOL, whole genome shotgun sequence genomic window carries:
- the LOC106304738 gene encoding uncharacterized protein LOC106304738: MAAPPLSLANKPEFWNRMEEATREIIEQVHPTLASEDRRRDVTDYMQRLIKMTLGCEVHAFGSVPLKTYLPDGDIDLTAFGGPWNDDELAHKVLAVLENEREKHNVDARFIIMDVKLIRAEVKLVTCLVQNLVVDISFNQLGGISTLCFLEKMDHLIGKDHLFKRSIILIKAWCFYESHILGAVHGLISTYALETLVLHIFNLFHSSLDGPLAVLYKFLEYFSKFDWDKYCISLSGPVCRSSLPEIVVDTPENGGQDLLLTSDFLNDCLVMYCNVPSQGLETNPRAFPSKYLNIIDPLKENNNLGRSVNKANFNRIRTAFTFGARKLRQIILQSEEDISFELRNFFSNMLLRKHRSGHHSLNRIENGEVLNGNVAEKLHENSCLADSRRVKEDMHAGTPNVLADLTGDNDSQFYSLVYGRWQLGYVQNGPMSPLWTQLPDNNSWEVFPHALPFIPDNSAHVFHMNPQMILNADSGLEELTKHQETGTYFSNMNQYGDRQRLNNGGSTAQWPSEMNFRDGNSRERRHRHLHHYPNQTNGCCDISQAGILGSFFGTNGFINHPCEPLPAEVRDHPEGSKQSDIATSIPSSMQEDRVTCRQSYNLTDDQEFPPL, from the exons ATGGCTGCGCCGCCTCTGTCTCTGGCTAATAAGCCTGAGTTCTGGAACAGAATGGAGGAAGCCACCCGTGAGATTATAGAGCAAGTTCATCCAACACTTGCGTCCGAGGATCGAAGAAGAGATGTGACTGATTATATGCAAAGACTAATCAAAATGACACTAGGATGCGAG GTACATGCTTTTGGATCAGTCCCATTGAAAACGTATCTTCCTGATGGAGACATTGATCTCACAGCTTTTGGTGGACCGTGGAACGATGATGAACTGGCCCATAAAGTTTTGGCTGTGCTTGAGAATGAGAGGGAGAAACATAATGTGGATGCCCGGTTTATAATTATGGATGTGAAGTTGATACGTGCTGAG GTTAAGCTTGTGACATGTCTGGTGCAGAACCTTGTGGTTGATATCTCTTTTAATCAGCTCGGTGGGATTTCTACTCTATGCTTTCTCGAGAAG ATGGATCACCTCATTGGAAAGGACCATCTATTCAAGAGAAGTATCATACTCATCAAAGCTTGGTGCTTCTACGAGAGCCATATTCTCGGGGCTGTACATGGATTGATATCCACATATGCTCTGGAGACTTTGGTCTTACATATTTTCAATCTCTTCCACTCATCGCTGGATGGTCCACTAGCA GTTTTATACAAATTCTTGGAGTATTTCAGCAAGTTTGACTGGGACAAGTATTGCATTAGCTTGAGCGGTCCTGTCTGCCGTTCCTCTCTACCAGAAATTGTTG TTGATACTCCGGAAAATGGCGGGCAAGATCTACTGCTGACAAGTGATTTTCTCAATGACTGTCTGGTGATGTATTGTAATGTACCTTCACAAGGTTTAGAGACAAATCCACGTGCGTTTCCATCAAAGTATCTTAATATAATTGACCCACTTAAAGAAAATAACAATCTTGGTCGCAGCGTGAACAAAG CTAACTTCAATCGGATACGAACTGCATTCACATTTGGTGCTCGTAAGCTTCGGCAAATCATCTTGCAGTCAGAGGAAGACATAAGTTTTGAGCTTCGAAACTTCTTCTCGAACATGCTACTACGTAAGCATAGGAGTGGCCATCATTCTCTCAATCGGATCGAAAACGGTGAAGTATTAAATGGAAACGTTGCGGAGAAACTGCACGAGAATTCATGTCTTGCTGATTCTAGAAGAGTTAAAGAAGACATGCATGCCGGCACTCCAAATGTTCTGGCTGACCTCACAGGGGATAATGACAGCCAGTTTTACAGTTTGGTATATGGACGCTGGCAGCTTGGTTATGTCCAAAACGGTCCTATGTCTCCACTATGGACTCAGCTTCCGGATAACAATTCATGGGAAGTGTTTCCACACGCACTGCCATTCATCCCGGATAATAGCGCTCATGTCTTTCATATGAACCCTCAGATGATTCTAAATGCTGATTCTGGTCTCGAGGAATTGACTAAGCATCAAGAAACTGGGACATACTTCTCCAATATG AACCAATACGGGGATAGACAACGGCTTAACAACGGCGGTAGCACGGCACAATGGCCATCAGAAATGAATTTCCGTGACGGAAACAGCCGTGAGCGACGACACCGTCATCTTCATCATTATCCCAACCAAACAAATGGCTGTTGTGATATTAGTCAAGCTGGTATACTTGGAAGCTTCTTTGGTACCAATGGGTTTATAAATCATCCATGTGAGCCTCTACCAGCTGAAGTACGTGACCATCCTGAGGGAAGCAAGCAAAGTGATATCGCAACATCTATACCCTCCTCCATGCAGGAAGATCG GGTAACATGTAGGCAATCATACAATTTGACGGATGATCAGGAGTTCCCTCCTTTGTAG